One window from the genome of Treponema sp. OMZ 838 encodes:
- a CDS encoding ATP-binding protein, giving the protein MEIKREKYLKALTNRMHNGMIKVITGIRRCGKSYLIFKIFKNYLKEIHISDDHIIEIALDERKNKNYRNPDVLLDYVENKIKDNELYYLLLDEVQLLDEFEEVLNSLLHISNLDIYVTGSNSRFLSKDIITEFRGRGDEIHIFPLTFKEYMQGYSGDTYRGFADYIMYGGLPLILSMKTEEQKVEYLTRLFEETYIKDIRERNRIDKIQELNDLINVLASAVGSLTNPSKIEATFKSKLHSDISINTIRQYIAFLQDAFVIHEAQRFDVKGRKYIGSPLKYYFEDVGLRNARLGFRQHEETHLMENILYNELRARGFSVDVGVVPIRKTVSSGERERSQLEIDFIATLGSRKYYIQSAFSLPDAEKIKQEKTPLLNVGDSFKKIIIVHDTLNIRRDDDGITTMNIYDFLLNEHSLDM; this is encoded by the coding sequence GTGGAAATTAAGCGTGAAAAATACCTGAAAGCCCTAACAAACCGCATGCATAACGGCATGATTAAGGTGATTACCGGCATCAGAAGGTGCGGAAAATCCTATCTTATTTTCAAAATATTTAAAAATTATCTGAAGGAAATACATATTTCAGATGATCATATTATTGAAATTGCATTGGACGAAAGAAAGAATAAAAACTATAGAAATCCCGATGTGCTACTGGATTATGTAGAAAATAAAATCAAAGATAATGAATTATATTACTTGCTGCTTGATGAAGTACAGTTACTCGACGAATTTGAGGAAGTGTTAAATTCCCTTTTACATATATCAAATCTTGACATATATGTAACCGGCAGTAACTCTCGGTTTTTATCAAAGGATATCATAACGGAATTTAGAGGGCGCGGCGATGAAATACACATATTTCCGCTCACCTTTAAGGAATATATGCAGGGCTATAGCGGAGATACCTATCGCGGCTTTGCAGATTATATCATGTATGGCGGTCTGCCTCTTATTCTTTCTATGAAAACGGAAGAACAAAAAGTTGAATATCTGACACGGCTTTTTGAAGAGACGTATATAAAGGATATACGGGAACGGAACCGCATCGATAAAATACAGGAATTAAATGATCTGATTAACGTTCTTGCTTCTGCAGTCGGTTCGCTTACAAACCCTTCTAAAATAGAAGCAACATTTAAAAGCAAGCTCCACTCGGATATTTCTATCAATACTATCCGTCAATATATAGCATTTTTACAAGATGCATTTGTGATACATGAGGCGCAACGCTTTGATGTTAAAGGCAGAAAATATATCGGCAGTCCTTTAAAATATTATTTTGAAGATGTCGGCTTAAGAAATGCGCGGCTTGGATTTAGACAACATGAAGAAACGCATTTGATGGAGAATATACTCTATAATGAATTGCGAGCCAGAGGTTTTAGCGTCGATGTGGGCGTTGTCCCGATAAGAAAAACGGTGAGCAGCGGAGAGCGTGAGCGCAGTCAGCTTGAAATCGATTTTATTGCAACGTTGGGAAGCCGGAAGTATTATATTCAATCTGCATTCAGTTTACCTGATGCGGAAAAAATAAAACAAGAAAAAACGCCGCTTCTCAATGTGGGGGATTCATTTAAGAAAATAATAATCGTACATGACACGCTGAATATCAGAAGAGATGATGACGGTATCACAACGATGAATATCTACGACTTTCTTTTAAATGAGCATAGTCTTGATATGTAA
- the dnaA gene encoding chromosomal replication initiator protein DnaA yields the protein MNSCDYRIFWEETVKQLKDEIGEQEISTWFSRIVYERASDSTIVLSVPSGFYRDSVRQRYEILIEKKLLELLGSRISIEFEIRTHQAPDSHSTPKNNTHTPKESSSSALREPQKSVPPEEKKKHPLLNERYTFDKFVIDADNPLPANAAIAVSKNPGTAYNPLLIYGGVGLGKTHLMQAIGNALYQNTNLKILYAPAETFTNEYIAHVNKNKMHEFKNKYRNADVLLLDDIHFLEKKEGTQEELFHTFNALYESNKQIVFTCDRPVEELKNLTDRLRSRFTRGLSIDLKIPSYETRCAILFKKLQDEHFSIPDEVVHLIAKNVSSNVRDLESALTKLQAYSELTGPITFENAQRLLQDTFGSPRQHNISIDTILKIVADYFGISYIDLKGKKRTKNISFPRQVAMYLAREMTEFSTTEIGVELGGRDHSTVMHGHQKIETQTALEPSLEVTIAELKKRITNANQ from the coding sequence ATGAATAGTTGCGATTATCGTATTTTTTGGGAAGAAACCGTTAAACAATTAAAAGATGAGATAGGCGAACAGGAAATATCTACGTGGTTCTCGCGTATTGTCTACGAGAGGGCTTCGGACAGTACTATCGTTTTATCGGTACCTTCCGGATTTTATCGCGATAGTGTACGGCAACGGTATGAAATCCTTATCGAAAAAAAATTATTGGAGCTGCTCGGTTCTCGGATCAGTATTGAATTTGAAATAAGAACACATCAGGCGCCGGATAGTCACTCAACGCCTAAAAACAATACGCATACACCGAAAGAATCTTCTTCATCGGCGCTCCGTGAGCCGCAAAAATCGGTGCCTCCCGAAGAAAAAAAGAAGCATCCCCTATTGAATGAACGCTATACGTTCGACAAATTCGTTATCGATGCAGACAACCCGCTGCCTGCGAACGCAGCGATTGCCGTTTCCAAAAATCCCGGAACAGCGTATAATCCGTTGCTCATTTACGGCGGTGTGGGATTGGGTAAAACGCACTTAATGCAGGCAATCGGCAATGCGTTGTACCAAAATACCAATCTGAAGATTTTATATGCGCCTGCCGAGACCTTTACGAATGAATATATCGCTCATGTAAATAAAAACAAAATGCATGAATTTAAAAATAAGTACCGCAATGCGGATGTGCTGCTGCTTGACGATATCCACTTTTTGGAAAAAAAAGAGGGTACACAAGAAGAATTGTTTCACACCTTTAATGCTCTCTATGAAAGCAATAAGCAAATCGTATTTACGTGCGACCGTCCGGTAGAAGAACTGAAAAATTTAACCGACCGGCTCCGTTCCCGCTTTACCCGCGGTTTGAGCATCGACCTAAAAATACCTTCGTATGAAACCCGCTGCGCCATTTTATTTAAAAAGCTGCAAGATGAACATTTTTCTATTCCTGATGAAGTGGTACACCTAATTGCAAAGAATGTTTCTTCCAATGTACGTGATCTGGAAAGTGCGCTCACTAAATTGCAAGCATATTCGGAGCTAACCGGTCCCATTACATTCGAAAATGCCCAGCGGCTTTTACAGGATACGTTCGGATCTCCCCGCCAGCATAATATTTCGATCGATACGATTCTAAAAATCGTTGCAGATTATTTCGGTATCTCCTATATCGATTTAAAAGGAAAAAAGCGGACAAAGAATATCTCCTTTCCGAGGCAGGTGGCAATGTACCTTGCACGGGAAATGACCGAATTCTCTACCACGGAGATCGGTGTTGAATTAGGCGGACGAGACCATTCGACAGTCATGCACGGACATCAAAAAATAGAAACGCAAACAGCGCTTGAACCTTCGCTCGAGGTTACCATTGCCGAATTGAAAAAACGCATAACGAACGCGAATCAGTAA
- a CDS encoding ABC transporter substrate-binding protein: protein MMKKIISISLAVLVAALFMSCSKKPADSAASGSENSGSVMLYSSLKEAQLEALKAGFIAKYPHIKMDYYAAGTSKVTTKMAAEKQSGQIACDVVWIGDPSNYITFKRQGILEQYVSPEAANIDASFKDADNYYCGGRMIVMGLVYNTNNVTAESAPKTWDDLLNAEFKNQIVMTDPGEAGTTFYAVAGLMADSHYGIDFFKKLKAMGTELESGTTSTHSKVAANAYKVCIGVDYVAETLESNGSTIKFVYPEKDLIAISSPIALIKNSANQENGKLLYDFILSAEGQQILVDHNVSPIRFDVSKPGAMSTSDIVARSMKIDNEKIADQSADILAAFDAIFK, encoded by the coding sequence ATGATGAAAAAAATTATATCGATAAGTCTGGCTGTCTTGGTTGCGGCATTGTTTATGTCGTGCTCAAAAAAGCCTGCCGATTCCGCGGCTTCCGGTTCTGAGAACAGCGGTTCGGTTATGCTGTACTCTTCTTTAAAAGAAGCCCAGCTTGAAGCGCTTAAAGCAGGTTTTATTGCGAAATATCCGCATATAAAAATGGATTATTATGCAGCCGGTACAAGCAAAGTTACAACCAAAATGGCTGCGGAAAAACAGTCCGGACAAATTGCCTGTGATGTAGTATGGATAGGAGACCCGTCAAATTATATTACCTTTAAACGGCAGGGCATTTTGGAACAGTATGTTTCGCCTGAGGCCGCAAACATTGACGCAAGCTTTAAAGATGCCGACAACTACTACTGCGGCGGCCGTATGATCGTTATGGGGCTTGTTTATAACACAAACAACGTAACAGCCGAATCTGCACCCAAAACATGGGATGACTTGTTAAATGCAGAGTTTAAAAATCAGATTGTAATGACTGACCCGGGCGAAGCGGGAACAACTTTTTATGCGGTTGCCGGTTTGATGGCAGACAGCCACTACGGTATTGATTTTTTCAAGAAGCTGAAAGCAATGGGGACGGAGCTTGAAAGCGGAACAACATCAACCCACTCTAAAGTAGCGGCAAATGCGTATAAGGTTTGTATCGGAGTCGATTATGTTGCGGAAACATTGGAAAGCAACGGTTCAACCATTAAGTTTGTATACCCCGAAAAAGATTTGATTGCAATTTCAAGCCCTATTGCACTTATAAAGAATTCTGCGAATCAAGAAAACGGAAAACTGCTATACGATTTTATTCTTTCAGCGGAAGGTCAGCAGATTCTTGTTGATCACAATGTTTCACCTATTCGGTTTGATGTTTCAAAGCCGGGCGCAATGTCCACAAGCGATATTGTTGCGCGTTCTATGAAAATTGACAACGAAAAAATTGCCGATCAGAGCGCAGATATTCTTGCAGCATTTGACGCAATATTCAAATAA
- a CDS encoding ABC transporter ATP-binding protein: MAQIKFNNITFRYGKTPVFENFSLKIEESQIMGIVGPSGCGKTTLIRCLCGFIKPEQGEIFIGDTCVYSAEKHINIAPERRNIGVVFQDYAVWPHLTVWENVVYPMKKRKMPKDVIAQKAEFALKQVRMDKYRKHLPSQLSGGQQQRVAIARALVSSKDIIVLDEPITNLDAKLREEMLIEIRQIQREIGTTIIYITHDQEAALQLCDKIAVMEPDGTLCQIGTDEEIILSPANRFVFTFIGVSNFLPVVKKDDGMYFELNGKMHKYLNADSSQMPDIEIGKPYEMGIRPKDILFDEKSSFKGTVLSSSFLGSQCTYFVDFEGQQIRIEQNTLDMLQSKEYAEGDTVGLVFVNPKYYERCQNNDSVSS; the protein is encoded by the coding sequence ATGGCGCAAATCAAATTTAATAATATTACGTTCCGCTACGGGAAAACACCCGTTTTTGAAAATTTTTCGCTCAAAATAGAAGAAAGCCAGATTATGGGAATCGTCGGCCCGTCGGGATGCGGAAAAACAACGCTCATCCGCTGTTTATGCGGTTTTATAAAACCGGAACAGGGCGAAATTTTTATCGGTGATACCTGTGTGTACAGTGCCGAAAAGCATATCAACATTGCTCCCGAACGGAGAAACATCGGCGTTGTGTTTCAGGACTATGCGGTGTGGCCTCATTTGACTGTTTGGGAAAACGTTGTGTATCCCATGAAAAAGCGGAAAATGCCGAAAGATGTAATAGCACAAAAAGCGGAGTTTGCTTTAAAACAGGTGCGGATGGATAAATATCGTAAGCATTTACCGTCGCAATTATCGGGCGGACAGCAGCAGCGTGTCGCAATCGCGCGGGCGCTTGTATCTTCCAAAGACATTATTGTACTTGACGAACCGATAACCAACCTTGATGCAAAACTACGCGAAGAAATGCTGATTGAAATTCGGCAAATACAAAGGGAAATCGGTACCACTATTATATATATAACACATGACCAAGAAGCGGCGCTCCAACTGTGCGACAAAATAGCGGTTATGGAACCCGATGGAACCTTATGCCAAATCGGAACTGATGAAGAAATTATTTTATCACCGGCAAATCGCTTTGTGTTTACTTTTATCGGGGTTTCAAATTTCCTACCGGTTGTAAAAAAAGATGACGGTATGTATTTTGAATTAAACGGCAAGATGCACAAATATCTCAATGCCGACAGTTCACAAATGCCGGATATCGAAATCGGTAAGCCTTATGAAATGGGCATCCGTCCCAAAGATATTTTATTCGACGAGAAATCGTCTTTTAAAGGAACAGTCCTGTCATCATCGTTTCTGGGAAGCCAGTGTACGTATTTCGTGGATTTTGAAGGGCAACAAATCCGTATTGAGCAAAACACACTCGATATGCTTCAGTCAAAGGAATATGCCGAGGGCGATACAGTGGGGCTTGTATTTGTAAATCCCAAATATTATGAACGATGTCAAAATAACGACAGCGTTTCTTCGTAA
- a CDS encoding iron ABC transporter permease translates to MFKKYQNPDLARLDGKRFAFSLDGMMTSLSFIILFIVVIIPIFMIIYNAFFFEGKFDLQLFKRVIGNKDNIGAMWNTIKIAFWVTVFGTIIGLFYAWLLGRSDIPLKGLMRGLFTIPYMFPPFFGAMAWDLMLSGRGGYLNNWLMSTFHLSSAPININSIGGIIFVEVSYYFPFVFMQVVSALERMDPTLEESARIAGAKQGYVIRKITLPLVLPAISAGALLILISSLAHFGVPSILGFSQNIYTLPTKIYQLINRAAGDFNGIREGAALSVLLVVVVSIALVIQKLVLRSGSYDIIKGKSMRPTLIKLRSAKYPLLTVAFISLIIIVIVPLVMIFLVGLLKAYGLPLKFANFTFKNYIDVLVGNKMVTDSIRNSLFLSVTAGVLSMFLGVMVAYVVNRIRPKGKEMLEVVSVLPYSIPGTVLAIGVILAWSGAIFRINLYNTIWIILIAYIARYLSFSMKSASASLRQVHPSLEDAARSCGASHSEALKDVTLPLIRPAMVSGFFLIFLPAMRELTTSVLLYGPYTRTLGVAIYSLRSDGYIPRASALASVAIVLIIICNTIVTQITKDRRGV, encoded by the coding sequence ATGTTCAAAAAATATCAAAATCCCGATTTGGCACGGCTTGACGGCAAACGGTTTGCTTTTAGCCTCGACGGTATGATGACGAGTTTAAGTTTTATCATTTTGTTTATTGTTGTTATTATTCCGATTTTTATGATAATTTATAACGCATTTTTCTTTGAAGGAAAATTCGACTTACAATTATTTAAGCGCGTTATCGGGAATAAAGACAACATTGGCGCCATGTGGAACACAATAAAGATTGCATTTTGGGTTACCGTGTTCGGCACGATTATCGGCCTGTTTTATGCATGGCTTTTAGGCAGAAGCGATATTCCGCTGAAAGGTTTAATGCGCGGTCTTTTTACCATCCCGTATATGTTTCCGCCCTTTTTCGGGGCAATGGCCTGGGACTTGATGCTTTCAGGACGCGGCGGATATTTAAATAATTGGCTTATGTCAACCTTTCATTTATCTTCTGCACCGATTAACATCAATTCAATCGGCGGAATTATCTTTGTTGAAGTTTCGTATTATTTCCCCTTTGTTTTCATGCAAGTTGTCAGTGCGCTTGAACGAATGGATCCCACACTGGAGGAATCCGCCCGCATCGCCGGCGCAAAGCAGGGGTATGTTATTAGGAAAATTACGCTGCCGCTGGTTCTTCCTGCCATTTCTGCCGGTGCGTTATTGATTTTAATTTCTTCACTTGCACACTTCGGCGTGCCGTCAATTCTCGGCTTCTCGCAAAATATTTATACCTTGCCGACAAAGATTTACCAGCTGATAAACCGTGCGGCAGGCGATTTCAACGGTATTCGCGAAGGTGCGGCACTTTCCGTACTGCTTGTTGTTGTCGTATCGATTGCGCTTGTAATTCAAAAGCTCGTTTTGCGTTCGGGCAGCTATGATATTATTAAAGGCAAAAGTATGCGTCCCACGTTGATAAAACTGCGAAGTGCAAAGTATCCGCTGCTGACGGTTGCCTTTATTTCGCTTATTATTATCGTTATTGTACCGCTTGTGATGATTTTCTTGGTCGGCTTACTGAAAGCATACGGACTGCCGTTAAAGTTTGCAAACTTTACATTTAAAAACTATATCGATGTTCTTGTAGGCAATAAAATGGTCACCGATTCTATCCGAAACTCACTGTTTTTGTCGGTTACAGCCGGGGTTTTGAGTATGTTCCTCGGCGTTATGGTTGCCTATGTTGTCAATCGAATACGCCCGAAGGGAAAAGAAATGTTGGAAGTCGTTTCGGTTTTACCGTATTCGATACCGGGAACGGTTTTGGCAATCGGTGTTATCTTAGCATGGTCGGGAGCAATTTTCCGTATCAATCTGTATAATACGATTTGGATTATTTTGATAGCGTATATTGCACGCTATCTCTCATTTTCTATGAAATCGGCATCAGCATCCTTACGGCAGGTACATCCGTCTTTGGAAGATGCCGCCCGTTCCTGCGGAGCATCTCACAGCGAAGCGCTTAAAGACGTTACATTGCCGTTAATCCGTCCGGCGATGGTTTCCGGCTTTTTCTTAATTTTCTTGCCTGCAATGCGGGAACTTACAACATCGGTACTGCTTTACGGACCTTATACCCGCACATTGGGAGTCGCCATTTATTCGCTGCGCAGCGACGGCTATATTCCTCGAGCCTCGGCATTGGCATCTGTTGCGATTGTGCTGATTATTATTTGTAACACGATTGTAACGCAAATTACAAAAGATAGGAGGGGGGTATAA
- a CDS encoding ABC transporter ATP-binding protein, translating to MVQVELKHVKKVFSEKLLGSVVAVDDFNLQIEEGECFSFLGPSGCGKTTTLRMIAGFEDLSEGEIYLCGRPVSIKSKNLYVPPEDRGLGMVFQAFAVWPHMNVFDNVAFPLKVQKVPRLEIKQRVEQALKHTNLTGFEALYPGNLSGGQQQRIALARAIVTNPKVLLLDEPLSNLDPKLRESMRFEIKELQKKFNFTIIFVTHDQAEAMALSDRMMVMDMGKIVQIDTPRNLYNKPINRFVHNFLGKSTFVKVNLRGNKVYPDGDTTQAISCTIPENAVGKEKMIIAARPNAINLNKNTGFKTKIEKRVFLTDCTEYYVKIGSQLLMIQTPHRIVFSEGEECCVEFAETMWYDDDGNAAEEERNRRQLI from the coding sequence ATGGTGCAGGTAGAATTAAAGCACGTCAAAAAAGTATTTTCCGAAAAACTACTGGGCAGTGTTGTCGCCGTTGATGATTTTAATCTTCAAATCGAAGAAGGTGAATGCTTTTCGTTCCTTGGCCCTTCCGGCTGCGGAAAAACCACAACACTGCGCATGATTGCCGGCTTTGAAGATTTGAGCGAAGGCGAAATTTATTTGTGTGGTCGTCCGGTTTCAATCAAAAGCAAAAATTTGTACGTGCCGCCGGAAGACCGCGGTTTGGGAATGGTGTTTCAAGCCTTTGCCGTCTGGCCGCACATGAATGTTTTTGATAACGTTGCTTTTCCGTTAAAAGTTCAGAAAGTCCCGCGTTTAGAAATAAAGCAACGGGTTGAACAGGCCTTGAAGCATACGAATCTAACCGGTTTTGAAGCTCTTTATCCGGGTAACCTTTCCGGCGGGCAGCAACAGCGTATTGCGCTTGCACGCGCAATTGTTACCAACCCCAAGGTTTTGCTTTTGGACGAACCGCTGTCAAACCTTGATCCGAAGCTGCGGGAATCGATGCGCTTTGAAATTAAAGAATTACAAAAGAAATTCAATTTTACGATTATCTTTGTAACGCACGATCAAGCCGAAGCAATGGCTCTTTCCGACCGCATGATGGTAATGGACATGGGAAAAATTGTACAAATTGATACGCCCAGAAACCTTTACAACAAACCGATTAACCGTTTTGTGCATAATTTTTTAGGGAAATCAACCTTTGTTAAAGTAAATTTACGCGGCAACAAAGTGTATCCCGACGGTGATACGACACAGGCAATTTCATGTACAATCCCCGAAAATGCCGTCGGCAAAGAGAAAATGATTATTGCGGCGCGCCCCAACGCAATCAATCTAAACAAAAATACTGGCTTTAAAACTAAAATAGAAAAGCGCGTATTCCTGACCGACTGTACGGAATACTATGTAAAAATCGGTTCCCAGTTATTGATGATACAAACCCCGCACCGTATTGTCTTTAGCGAAGGAGAAGAATGTTGTGTTGAATTTGCGGAAACGATGTGGTACGACGATGACGGAAATGCAGCGGAAGAAGAGCGCAACCGCCGTCAGTTAATTTAA
- a CDS encoding YARHG domain-containing protein — protein sequence MKKKTSIFLILLLFITSVYAQEFKKNKYSTEIDCEYPFPFISVSEYLKSAEREIDLEQYKTVIRNGDINAIEKPYLNDLQLGALTTVELKLFRNLFYAKKGFIFSDDELTKYFSQFEWYKPKSKNVSFTQLEKSAIERIKIFESESSRTYEFENRTIVWEAFNGGADQRAQCLKLNQDKTFEYIPSETINRLQSIKGTWKIVKNRIVLSVESENVLLGGYVADHPNTPYIDKGTPVIITYKNSIKISLPLNESKLYKKYNFEWGEKWIMIGSCDYYISK from the coding sequence ATGAAAAAGAAAACATCAATATTTTTAATACTTCTTTTGTTTATCACATCCGTTTATGCGCAAGAATTTAAGAAAAACAAATATTCAACTGAAATTGATTGTGAATATCCATTCCCTTTTATTAGCGTTAGTGAATACTTAAAAAGCGCTGAACGGGAAATTGATCTTGAACAATATAAAACTGTCATTAGAAATGGTGATATTAATGCAATAGAAAAACCTTATTTAAATGATTTACAATTAGGAGCTTTAACTACAGTTGAATTAAAACTGTTCAGAAATTTATTTTATGCAAAAAAGGGATTTATTTTTTCGGATGACGAATTAACAAAATACTTTAGTCAGTTTGAATGGTACAAACCGAAATCAAAAAATGTGTCTTTTACTCAATTAGAAAAATCTGCGATAGAAAGGATAAAAATTTTTGAATCCGAATCATCGAGGACGTATGAGTTCGAAAATCGAACCATAGTCTGGGAAGCTTTTAATGGAGGAGCAGATCAAAGAGCACAGTGTCTGAAATTAAATCAAGATAAAACTTTCGAATATATTCCTTCAGAAACAATAAATAGATTACAAAGTATAAAAGGAACATGGAAAATTGTAAAAAATAGAATTGTGTTAAGTGTAGAATCAGAAAATGTGCTTTTGGGTGGTTATGTAGCAGATCATCCAAATACTCCATATATAGACAAAGGAACTCCTGTCATTATTACATATAAAAACTCAATAAAAATATCACTCCCATTAAATGAAAGTAAATTGTACAAAAAATATAATTTTGAATGGGGTGAAAAATGGATAATGATTGGGTCATGTGATTACTATATATCGAAATAA
- a CDS encoding MalY/PatB family protein translates to MKYDFTTRVNRAGSGSRKWDAMYQVNPHVDSSVVPLSVADMEFKMPPELTEGLKHYLDSAVLGYTGPTAAYKEAVQNWMKTRHNWAIEPDWIVPTAGVVPAIFNTVRAFTEPGDGVILLSPVYYPFFRAIRLQERNVAACSLQENGGRYTIDFDALERLATDPRNKALLFCSPHNPVGRVWTKEELHKIEAIVLKHNLWLFSDEIHFDIVMPGYTHTVFQSLGDDLAERTITFTAPSKTFNIAGLGISNIIIKNENMRKTFVKAQELGAGALFTALSYKACEICYTQCAAWLDECLSVIDANQRIVQQFFQTHHPEIKAPLIEGTYLQWLDFKALGMEHKALETFMTQTAQVFLDEGYIFGEEGRGFERINLAAPASVITETLERLSRALETLKR, encoded by the coding sequence ATGAAATATGATTTTACGACAAGGGTAAACAGAGCCGGTTCAGGTTCACGTAAATGGGATGCGATGTATCAGGTAAATCCGCACGTCGATTCGTCCGTTGTGCCGCTTTCGGTTGCCGATATGGAATTTAAGATGCCGCCGGAATTAACGGAAGGGCTCAAGCACTATCTTGACAGCGCCGTACTGGGCTATACGGGGCCTACTGCTGCATATAAAGAGGCAGTGCAAAATTGGATGAAGACACGGCATAATTGGGCGATTGAACCCGATTGGATTGTTCCGACGGCAGGCGTTGTGCCTGCAATTTTTAATACGGTTAGAGCGTTTACCGAACCGGGAGACGGCGTTATTCTCCTGTCGCCGGTGTATTATCCTTTTTTTAGGGCAATACGCTTGCAGGAGCGGAATGTTGCAGCGTGTTCGTTGCAGGAAAACGGCGGCCGTTATACGATTGATTTTGATGCATTGGAACGGCTCGCTACAGATCCGCGTAATAAGGCCCTGCTCTTTTGTTCTCCTCATAATCCTGTCGGTAGGGTGTGGACAAAAGAAGAGCTGCATAAAATAGAAGCAATCGTATTAAAGCATAATCTTTGGTTATTTTCTGATGAAATTCATTTTGATATTGTGATGCCGGGGTATACGCATACCGTTTTCCAATCGTTAGGGGATGATCTTGCAGAGCGGACAATCACTTTTACCGCTCCTTCAAAGACGTTCAACATCGCCGGTTTGGGAATCAGCAACATCATCATTAAAAATGAGAATATGCGTAAAACCTTTGTAAAAGCCCAAGAGCTTGGGGCGGGAGCATTGTTCACGGCATTGAGCTATAAGGCCTGCGAAATTTGCTATACGCAATGCGCGGCGTGGCTTGATGAATGTTTGTCCGTAATCGATGCCAATCAGCGTATTGTGCAGCAGTTTTTCCAAACGCATCATCCCGAAATTAAAGCGCCGCTCATCGAAGGCACGTATCTGCAATGGCTCGATTTTAAGGCGCTGGGAATGGAACACAAGGCTTTGGAAACCTTTATGACGCAGACCGCACAGGTATTCCTAGATGAAGGATATATCTTCGGCGAAGAAGGCAGAGGTTTTGAACGGATTAACCTTGCCGCCCCCGCATCGGTCATTACTGAAACTCTCGAACGGCTGAGCCGCGCATTGGAGACATTGAAGCGGTAA